The nucleotide sequence CACAAATTCTTTCTTGGCTGTTGCCAGCGATTGCTTCGGATAAGAATAAACCGTTTCATCGCTGTTTTTAAACTTTCCGGCAAAGCGGCCGCTCTCATCCACAACGGCTACTTTTTTCTGGTCGATCGAGCTGATGGCGGCCCAGCCGATAATGGCGTAGAACGCAAAAATCAGCATCGGCCCCAGAATCGTCATGATGATAAACGACTTCTTACGTACCCGTACCAGATATTCGCGCTTGATAATCAGGAAAATTGTATGCATTTCATGGGTTGCACAGCAGGACTGCGCCGGTTAAGTGAGTTTACGATCAAATTACTCGTTGGATTTCGGGCCTTGTAATTACGTTGTTGGCACCTCGCCGACGGCCTGAATAAAGATGTCGTTCATACTTGGGATGTTCTCTCCAAACGACCGAACAGCCACGCGGTCGAGCAGCAGGCAAATGAGGTCGTTAACGGCCGCATCGGGCGGAATCCGGATATCGGTACGCAGGAATCCGTCTTCGACCGGGGTGGTTTTCAGCATGTCGAAGGCGGGGGGAAGGTCGCCCAGGGCGCCCTGGTACTCGACATGATAGGTATGCGTTTTGAACTGCTCCTTGATGGCCCGCTTTGGCCCATCGAGTACCTTATGCGACCGGTTGATGAGTGCGATATGATCGCAGAGTTCCTCAACAGATTCCATTCGGTGGGTAGAGAAAATAATCGTCTTGCCCCGGTCCCGAAGTTCCAGAATCTCGTCCTTGATGAGGTTGGCGTTGATGGGGTCGAAACCTGAAAACGGCTCATCCAGAATAATCAGGTCGGGCTCGTGCATCACCGTGGCCACAAACTGTACCTTCTGCTGCATACCTTTGGAAAGGTCTTCTACGTGTTTGTTCCACCAGGTTTTGATGTCGAACTTAACGAACCACGTTTTCAGCTTTTCCATAGCCTGCTTCTCGCTCAGGCCTTTGAGCTGGGCCAGATAAAGGAGCTGTTCGCCAACCTTCATTTTCTTGTACAGACCGCGCTCTTCGGGCAGGTAACCAATGCGCTTGATATGGCTGGGATTAAGCCGCTCACCGGCCAGAATGACCTCGCCCTCGTCGGGGGCCGTAATCTGATTGATAATCCGGATCAGGGAGGTTTTACCCGCACCGTTGGGACCGAGCAAACCGAAGATGCTGCCCTGCGGGACAGTCAGACTGACGTCGTCCAAAGCCCGGTGTTCGGCGTATTGTTTAACAATGTGGCGGGTTTCGAGAATTGAACTCATTTAGTTTAGGAGTGTAGTTGATGCGCCTGCAATAATACCAAACTACAGACTTCTGCTGCGCAACACCAACTAATTACGGATGAACAGCTAAACCGCCGTACAGACGGTTAGAAAAAAACCACAACCTACTCAAGTTGTGGCTAAAGCAACTATAAGAATTGTCTGCTCGGCCAATTCCAGCCTTCCAATCAGGCGGTGATCTCTTCCGAATCCACCGGTTGAGTGCGGAATTCGCCTTCCCATTTTGAAATCACGCAGGTAGCCACGGCATTACCGGCTACGCTCGTGGCGCTACGTCCCATATCCAGCACCTGATCAATACCGAGCAGCAGCGCCAGCCCTTCGATGGGTAGATTGAACAGCGACATGGTGCCGGCAATAACCACCAGCGACGCTCTCGGCACACCGGCAATTCCCTTGGAGGTAATCATCAGCGTCAGCATCATCGTGATCTGCTGCTCAATGCTCAGCGGAACCCCGTAAGCCTGCGCGATGAAGGCCGTAGCAAACGTCATGTAAAGCATGGATCCATCAAGGTTGAAGGAATACCCCAGCGGCAGCACGAACGAAATAATCCGCTCCGAACAGCCAAACCTGCGCAGAGCCTCAATCGTCTGCGGAAACGAAGCCTCCGAACTGGCCGTACTGAACGACAAAATAATGGCCGACCGAACTTCTTTCAGCAGAGCCAGGTAGGGAATGCGGACGACCAGGCAAATCAGGGTTAGCACCACAAACACAAAGAAAATCAGTCCACCAAAGAA is from Spirosoma taeanense and encodes:
- a CDS encoding ABC transporter ATP-binding protein; its protein translation is MSSILETRHIVKQYAEHRALDDVSLTVPQGSIFGLLGPNGAGKTSLIRIINQITAPDEGEVILAGERLNPSHIKRIGYLPEERGLYKKMKVGEQLLYLAQLKGLSEKQAMEKLKTWFVKFDIKTWWNKHVEDLSKGMQQKVQFVATVMHEPDLIILDEPFSGFDPINANLIKDEILELRDRGKTIIFSTHRMESVEELCDHIALINRSHKVLDGPKRAIKEQFKTHTYHVEYQGALGDLPPAFDMLKTTPVEDGFLRTDIRIPPDAAVNDLICLLLDRVAVRSFGENIPSMNDIFIQAVGEVPTT